The following are from one region of the Corylus avellana chromosome ca1, CavTom2PMs-1.0 genome:
- the LOC132184572 gene encoding uncharacterized protein LOC132184572, translating to MFASESKARVMQTRYQLATLKKGASSITDYFHKAQTLAHTLAAINEPLNDFEVVFYILVRLSTDYDPLVTSITTRIAPIFMEELYGHLLTHEQRIELHHTIPDLSSSNVNVALRHSSSFNNNSHGSPHSRGSSHMGRGRGRGDSHGLAAYFAAPHAASDSSWYHDTSSTHHLTNDLSNLNVRAEEYTSNCQIKVGNGQGYQGSEIAPPKPE from the exons ATGTTCGCTTCTGAGTCTAAAGCTCGTGTTATGCAGACTCGATATCAACTTGCTACCCTCAAGAAAGGTGCCTCATCTATTACTGACTACTTTCATAAGGCCCAGACCTTGGCTCATACCTTAGCTGCTATAAATGAGCCCTTAAATGACTTTGAAGTTGTCTTTTACATTTTGGTTCGCTTAAGCACAGATTATGACCCCTTGGTCACCTCAATTACAACTCGTATTGCTCCAATTTTTATGGAAGAATTGTATGGTCACCTGTTGACCCATGAGCAGCGAATTGAATTGCATCACACTATTCCAGATTTGTCTTCCTCCAATGTAAATGTGGCCCTGCGCCACTCCTCTTCCTTCAACAACAATTCCCATGGCTCCCCACATTCTCGTGGCTCATCTCATATGGGACGGGGGAGAGGACGAG GCGATTCTCATGGACTTGCTGCTTATTTTGCTGCCCCTCATGCGGCCTCTGACTCCTCATGGTACCATGATACGAGCTCCACCCACCACTTGACCAATGATCTCTCCAATCTCAATGTCCGCGCAGAAGAGTATACGAGCAATTGCCAAATCAAAGTTGGTAATGGGCAAG gatATCAAGGCTCGGAGATTGCTCCTCCAAAGCCTGAGTAA
- the LOC132184745 gene encoding uncharacterized protein LOC132184745, translated as MGRGGQDSDFKAHLVTEICSISTCLVACAHTRGCSSAVKSHFIDWYRVLGVEESAGIDVIRKQYHKLALQLHPDKNMHPKAEIAFKLVSEAYTCLSNGAKRRAFDLERRKNFCFECNKIPYTTCSAPRKSNASKSSECNLTSRSRSHKVLQGLKGIRERFKEEVKVIENCLRANATSREESPLFNPSEYLFPRNNNNNRTRKESLVFNPSDYTFQGYPHLRTRICKKPDNFWYLQSGRMTNYEQGSRRYDTPIFEVRSETAMLRSKSACVRS; from the exons ATGGGTAGAGGGGGACAAGACTCCGATTTTAAAGCCCATTTAGTCACAGAAATTTGTTCCATTTCAACATGCTTGGTGGCCTGCGCTCATACACGTGGTTGCAGCAGCGCTGTTAAGTCACATTTCATTGATTGGTATCGTGTTCTTGGA GTGGAAGAAAGTGCAGGCATAGATGTTATTCGCAAGCAATACCATAAGCTTG CTTTGCAACTTCATCCAGATAAGAACATGCATCCCAAGGCTGAAATTGCTTTCAAGCTTGTCTCAGAG GCATATACCTGTCTCTCCAATGGTGCAAAAAGAAGAGCCTTTGATTTGGAGAGAAGGAAAAACTTTTGCTTTGAGTGCAATAAAATTCCATATACGACCTGCAGTGCTCCTAGAAAATCCAATGCTTCAAAAAGCAGCGAGTGTAATCTTACAAGCCGGTCAAGGTCTCACAAAGTTCTGCAAGGTTTAAAAGGCATCAGAGAAAGATTTAAAGAGGAGGTCAAGGTGATAGAGAATTGTTTGAGGGCAAATGCAACATCAAGGGAGGAATCCCCACTCTTCAATCCATCAGAATATTTATTCCCaagaaacaacaacaataacaggACAAGGAAAGAATCCCTAGTCTTTAATCCATCGGACTACACATTCCAAGGCTACCCACATCTTAGAACCAGAATTTGCAAGAAACCTGACAACTTTTGGTACTTGCAATCTGGTAGAATGACGAATTATGAACAAGGAAGTAGGAGATATGACACCCCAATTTTTGAAGTAAGGTCAGAAACAGCAATGCTTAGAAGCAAATCTGCTTGTGTACGTTCCTAA
- the LOC132166889 gene encoding pumilio homolog 24-like produces MAAKNQNHQQQSDKTRKRKQVPGAKTEAPDRSATSKKPKVLAAPKPSYHPAKGSTKPFKSPKMKFDKSETDKEKKPMSKRERRINAKELAEARKKKRKRYYTLEHELASLWEKMRCRNIAKEDRSKFVTEALQKMKGKIPEIVGSHISSRVLQTCVKYCSQAERDAVFEELQPHFLTLACNTYAVHLVKKMLDNASKKQLAGFISSLHGHVASLLRHMVGSVVLQHAYDSANATQKQELLLELYSTELQLFKDLVSMKESRLVDVIPKLGLQKGSVLRHMTKVIQPILEKGIVDHSIIHRVLIEYFSIADQSSATDVIQQLTGPLLVRMIHTKDGSRIAMLCVKHGSAKERKKIIKGMKDHIAKIAHDQYGSMVLVCIFSVVDDTKQITKAIIRELQKILKELVLDKIGRRLLLQLLHPNCSRYLSPDDLSSLNLSIPSLSAKGESEASSEVKSSKVDEFSGEEAKDDTKVTVAEGNTNTSSSDNIQLVEGGKKDPFLRRQELLVNSGLAEGLIDICIESAGELLRSNFGKEVIYEVATGGFDGILRPTLDDKLNSLHKAIATLAANSSEESEEEHVLNNFHSSRTIRKLVLDCPTFARTFWKKALKGKSKLWAQGHSSKVICAFLESSDSKVRELAKEELQPLIDGGIIKLPETKQSANES; encoded by the exons ATGGCGGCGAAGAACCAGAACCACCAGCAGCAGAGCGACAAGACCAGAAAGCGAAAGCAAGTTCCAGGCGCGAAGACCGAAGCACCAGACCGCTCCGCCACCTCCAAGAAGCCCAAGGTCCTCGCCGCCCCGAAACCGTCGTATCATCCGGCCAAGGGCTCCACCAAACCGTTCAAATCACCGAAAATGAAGTTCGATAAATCGGAAACCGATAAGGAAAAGAAGCCGATGTCGAAGCGAGAGCGTCGCATCAACGCCAAG GAACTCGCAGAGgctaggaagaagaagaggaagcgATATTACACTCTTGAGCAT GAGCTAGCATCTCTGTGGGAAAAGATGAGGTGTCGCAATATTGCGAAAGAAGACAGATCCAA GTTTGTGACTGAAGCTCTACAAAAGATGAAGGGAAAAATTCCTGAAATTGTAGGATCCCATATTTCTTCTCGTGTTCTGCAG ACTTGTGTCAAGTACTGTTCACAAGCTGAAAGGGATGCGGTATTTGAAGAGCTCCAGCCACATTTTCTTACTCTTGCGTGCAACACCTATGCAGTTCATTTGGTGAAGAAAATGTTAGACAATG CCTCCAAAAAACAGCTGGCAGGGTTTATTTCCTCCCTCCATGGGCATGTGGCTTCTCTTCTTCGTCACATGGTTGGATCAGTTG TTCTTCAGCATGCATACGACTCAGCAAATGCAACCCAAAAGCAGGAACTTCTGTTGGAATTATATTCTACAGAGCTTCAGTTGTTTAAGGATCTGGTCTCAATGAAAGAGAGCAG gTTAGTGGATGTAATCCCAAAGCTGGGTCTACAGAAAGGTTCAGTCTTACGACACATGACTAAAGTGATTCAACCAATTCTAGAGAAGGGAATAGTTGACCATTCTATCATACACAGGGTGCTAATAGAGTACTTCAGCATAGCTGATCAg TCCTCTGCCACAGATGTAATCCAACAGTTGACGGGTCCGCTCCTTGTTCGAATGATCCATACCAAGGATGGATCCAGGATTGCGATGCTCTGTGTCAAGCATGGGAGTGCTAAG gaaagaaagaaaattatcaaAGGAATGAAAGACCACATAGCCAAGATTGCTCATGATCAGTATGGGAGTATG GTACTTGTCTGCATTTTTTCAGTTGTTGATGATACAAAGCAAATAACAAAG GCCATAATTCGTGAGCTTCAAAAGATTTTAAAGGAGCTTGTTTTGGATAAG ATCGGAAGGCGTCTGTTACTGCAGCTACTTCATCCAAATTGTTCACGCTATTTGAGTCCTGATGACCTGAGTTCTCTCAATTTATCTATACCTTCTCTTAGTGCCAAG GGTGAGTCAGAAGCAAGTTCTGAAGTAAAATCTTCGAAGGTTGATGAATTTAGTGGTGAAGAGGCCAAGGATGACACAAAAGTGACTGTAGCTGAGGGCAATACAAATACTTCATCTAGTGACAATATTCAGCTAGTTGAGGGAGGAAAAAAGGATCCTTTCTTAAGGAGGCAAGAGTTGTTGGTCAATAGTGGTCTTGCTGAG GGTCTAATTGATATATGTATCGAGAGTGCAGGAGAACTTCTTCGATCAAATTTTGGCAAAGAAGTCATATATGAG GTTGCAACTGGAGGTTTTGATGGCATTCTCCGCCCAACTTTGGATGACAAGTTGAATTCCCTTCATAAAGCAATAGCAACTCTTGCAGCCAATTCATCAGAAGAATCAGAAGAGGAGCATGTACTAAACAATTTTCATTCCAGTCGGACCATTAGAAAACTTGTCTTGGACTGCCCCACATTTGCTcgtactttttggaagaaagctCTGAAAGGGAAGAGTAAGTTGTGGGCCCAAGGTCACAG TTCAAAGGTAATTTGTGCATTCTTGGAATCCTCTGATTCTAAGGTACGTGAACTGGCAAAAGAGGAGCTGCAGCCCTTGATAGATGGTGGGATTATCAAACTTCCTGAGACCAAGCAGTCAGCAAATGAAAGTTAA